The sequence below is a genomic window from Cobetia sp. cqz5-12.
GGTGCGGGCCGGCTTCACCGGTGAGCAGCGCTATGGTCTGCTCACCGAGTGTCGCAAGCTCGACAAGACGGTGCTCGATCAGACCGTCAAGCGTTTCACCTCGCTGGGTTTGCCGGTGGCGGAAGCCAATCCGCCGGTGGGCATACCGGAGCCCTCTCTGGTCACCGACAGTGCCAATCAGCTGCGCTTGCGCAGCGAGTTGGGACTGGTGGCGCCGCCAGCGCCCATCATCGGCATGATGCCGGGGGCGGAATATGGCCCAGCCAAGCAGTGGCCGCTGACGCACTTTCGCGCGCTTGCCGAGTCATTGACCCGCCAGGGGGCCGAGGTGCGCATCTTCGGTGGCCCCAAGGATGTCGCGGCGGGGGAAGAGATCGCCCAGGGACTTGCGGGCGTTCACAACCTGTGTGGCAAGACGCGGCTGGCGGATGCGGTGGATCTGATCGCCGAGTGTCGGGAAGTGGTCAGCAATGACTCCGGCCTGATGCATGTGGCGGCCGCGGTAGGGGCCCGTATCCAGGGCATCTACGGCTCCTCGTCGCCGCATTACACGCCGCCGCTGACGGCCAATCGCGAGATCCACTGGCTGGCGCTGGAGTGTTCACCCTGCTTCAAGCGTGTCTGCCCGCTGGGGCATACCAACTGTCTGAACCATATTGCTCCCGAGCGACTGTTGACGGCGATCTCACTGGATGAGGATGCGCGGTGAACCTGCCGAGAAACCGTACGACGGATGATCTGATCCACCCGCGCATGCGCGGAGCCATGCAGCGTGCTCAGCGGATCGAGACGCTACGTGCCTGGTGCGAACACCACCTGATACTGCCGTTCAGTCGTTGCTGGTTGATGCGCTGGAAGCGCCAGCGTGCACGCCACCAGTCCCTCGAGCGCCGTGGCTTGCCACGTCATGCAGTAGAAGACGTGATGGGGCAGGAGGCGTTGACGGTCTGGGTCAATCCGCGTGAGCTGGTGCGCGACGTCAACTTCGGGCGGGACAAGCGCAATCGGCCTTCCTCCAACGCCTTCATCTGGGATGGCGACTGGGATCTGCGGCGCGGCGCCTTCCGCTTCGGGTCACGCTCGCGCCTGATGCGTGACTTGATCGAGCATGGCGATGACCTGACGGTGACCGAGCGTTATCAGCAGCTCAAGGCCTTGCTGGAGGCGGGCAAGCCGTGGGCGTCTCCGCGTGATGGGCTGTTGATGGACAGTGAGGAACAGATTCTGGGATATCTGCGCTGTTATCGCGGTTATCTGCAGGACATGGCCGCCAATGGCTTCCGTCAAGGCATCACCAAGGACGAGATGGGCGTCGCGGTGACGCGCGATGGCCGTCTGCTCAAGATCAATCGTGGCCTGCATCGTCTGGCGATGGCGCAACAGGTGGGCGTGCCCAGCGTGCCCGTCGTCATCAAGGCGGTGCACCGCGAGTTCTGGGACAGGGTGACCGCCGGTGTCGAAGGTGGTGAGGCCCTGCAGCGGCTGCAGGTTGCGCTGCGAGAGTGTCGCCCCGAAAGCGAGCCAGGCCCGCTGGATCCCAGAACCTATCCCGTGCTGGGAGTGGATGAGGGTTGGCCCGACCTGCGGGGTCTGGAGGACGGGGATTCGCGCTTGAGTCGCTAACCTGCTGTTTATAAAAATGAAAAAAGCCCTGTTTCATTGTGATGTTTCACATGAAACAGGGCTTTTTTCGTTCTTTAGCCGAGCGATAGGTACTTGGATGATAGGTGCCTGGACGATAGGTGCTTGTGGGCCAGGTACTGGGGCGATAAGTGTCTGAGATGAAAAGCGGTCTAGCGTGCCAGCCGCTGATAAAGCCCCAGATAGGCCTCGCCCATGGCGCTGGGGGTGAAGCGTGCCAGATGCGCCCGCGCGCCCGCGACCAGTCGCTCCCGACGTAGTGCATCAGCGACGAGTGCCACGATGGCGCTGGCCAGCGCCTGTGCATCGTCGGTGGGTACCAGCACGCCGGTACTGTCGTCATGCACGATATCGGGGATGCCATCCACATCGCTTGCGATGATCGGAACGCCGTGATCCATCACGTCGAGCAGAATCGAGCCGAGACCCTCGTTGCGCGACGGGAAGGCGAACAGATCGAAGGCTTCCAGATAGTCGCCGACATTGGTGTGGAAACCTTCCCAGACCAGATTGTCGAGATCGGCACTTTCCGCCTTGAAAGCCGCTTCATCCTCACCGGCCCCCAGGCAGACGAACAGCAGCTGCGGGTGACTGTCACGCAGCCTGCGGGCCGCCTCGATCAGCACTCGCTGGCCCTTGTGGCGGTCCACCAACGCGCCGACATGTCCGATGACGATGCGCCCCCCTTCGGGCGTATTGCCGAAGCGCTGGCGCAGCTCGGCCACGGTTTCCTCATCGCTGGGCAGGTGGGCGAGGGTGCTGGGAATCAACGCCGTCTCACCCCATTGGCGCTCGCGCAGATGAGATTCGATCACCGATGAAATCGCCACCCGGCAGGCGGCCGCGCGATAGGTCAGGCGATTGAACGGCTTGTCCTTCACCCGCTGGGGCACCCGGCGTGTCAGCAGGTAAGGCGTACCGGTGAGGCGCTGATGCAGCCATGCCCAGTGCACGGCCTTGGCTTCGTGAGCATGCACGATATCGGCGCGGGGCTGGCCGAGATGGCCCTTGAAGCGTCCGCTGATCTCGATCACGTCTACCGTGACGGCAAGCTCGAGCGCCGCCAACTCGCGGATCAAGGGCGAGCCCTGCAGGCACACCAGCGACTGACGGATAGGCGCACCGGCATCCCCGTTCTGCCCTGGGCTTGCGCGTCGCGCCAGGTCCGCGATCAGATTGAGGGTCTGGCGCTCACCGCCGCGAAAGCCGCGTGCCAGATTGACGTGGCGTACGTGAAGCGGGCGGGAGGCAGTCGGCTCACAGGCAGAGGTCATGGTTACCATACCTTGTTGAAATCCTCGGCCTCACGCACCTTGGCGTCGCGCTGGAATTCCAGCAGCTTGGCGTATTTCAGGTAGGCATTGACGCTGGCCGACAGCGCCACCGAGAAGCCATCGACGCCATCGCGGAAGCCGGCCTGGAAGACGAACTTGCGCATGAAGGCATTGCTGGCATGCAGAAAGGGCGTGAAGGCGTTGGCGCGTTTTCCCTTCTGATACATGATCTTGGCGGCTCGATTCGAGAAGCGACCACTGGCCTTGACGAACAGCTCACCCAGATTGGCGAAGCTGTAATGCTCAAGGTCCGCATCCAGCTCGCAGGGGTGGCTGGCCTGAACGGAGCTGTGCTGGCGCGAATCGCGGAAGGCGAGCTTCTCGCGGTCATACAGGCGCAGGCAGTAATCGGGGTACCAGCCGGCATGGCGCACCCAGCGCGAGCCGATGAAGTTGCGACGCCGCAGGGCGAAGCCGTCGTGGGGCGTGCTGTCGAGTGCCAGTTCACGGATGGCGCTGACGGCGCCGTCGGTCAGGCGTTCATCGGCATCTAAAGACAGCACCCAGCGGTGGCTGGCATGGCTCGGGCCGACATTCTTCTGCGGCCCGTCGCCCAGGTAGGGCTGGTCGATCACCACGGCACCCATGTTGTGCGCCAGCTCGCAGGTGGCATCGGTGGAGCCGGAATCGACCACGATCAGCTCATCGCAGACCTGGGCCAGCGAGCGCAGGCAGTCCTCGATGTTGTGCGCTTCATTGAGGGTGATGACGCAGCCAGTGATGGGCACGGCGGTGCGCAGCTTGCCATCGGAAGGAGGGGCGGCCGGGGCCTCGTCGCTCGGATTCATGACGGTCTCTGTCTTGAGAGCGCCTGGCTCACGTGTGTGACAGGCGCCGATGGGACGCAGTGGCAGGCGGGAATCGGATGATGCGCTTGCCGACGATTCATCTCGCTATCCTACACTGCATGGGCGTCGATGCCTGCAGGGCGATATGCTGCAGGTTCAGGCGTGATAGGCGCTGCGGATGCGGGCCAGGCACGCTGCATGATGGGTCGGCGTGAAGCGTGCCAGCGAACGCCCCAGGCGGGAGAGGTTGCCCTCGCGCCAGCGTGCGTCGGCAGGTGCCTCGGCATGCAGCTGGCAGCGATCGAGATCGATCACGTAGACGCGTTCGTTTTCGTCGACCAGCAGATTGCGTGCATTGAGATCGACATGCTCGAGCCCGGCATCATGCACGGCGCGAATGGCGTCTCCTGTCGCGTCGAGCAGGCGCAGCACGGCCTCGGGCAGCCCGGTCCCGGCAGGCAGGCCCCGTGTTTCGAGGGCGATCAGATCATCGGCGAAGGCGTGCGCGCCGGGAATCAGCACCGTGATCAGGGCGGCTTCGTAGGTCAGGCCATGGCGCCACACGCAGGCACCGACAGGCTCTGGCACCGGCAGCCCCTGGCGATGCAGCGTTTCCGTCAGGCGCAGCTCCGCGAAGGCACGAGTGCGCTCAAGGCCGGTATAGAGATAGCGCTGACTGGCGAGCTTCGCGATCAGGCCGCCGCGTCGATAGGGGCGCAGTGCCCAGCGGCGAGCCGGTGTCGCGGTGGTATTGACGGGTTGCAGTTCGGCGGGCAAACGACAGACATCGAGGAACAGACTCGCCCCGCGCCCCGGTGCTTCGCCGGTCACGGCGCCGTGTTCACGCCAGAACGATGGCATGAACCAGTCCGGCGTCATTTGTGGCGCTGTTTCGCCATCATATAGAATGTGGGCATTCTCATTTCGGAAAACTGCCATCCGCATGAAGCATCCTCTCCCTGCCCAGCCCGCACATATCTGCGTGCTCCGGCTCTCCGCTCTCGGCGATGTCTGCAATCTTGTGCCAACGGTACGCGCCTTGCAGCGTCAGTGGCCTGAGGCCCGCATTACCTGGATCGTCGGCAAGGGGGAGCACAGTCTACTGTCCGGCCTGACCGGGGTCGAGTTCGTGGTCTACGACAAGTCCACCGGCCTTGCGGGCATGCGCGCCATCTGGCGACAGCTCAAGGACACGCACTTCGATGTGCTGCTGCACATGCAGCAGGCACTGCGCGCCAGTGCGCTGTCGCTGGGCCTCAAGGCCAAGGTGCGCATCGGTTATGACCGTGCGCGTGCCAAGGACTGGCAGTACCTCTTTACCTCCCATCAGCTGGCCCCGCGAGAGCGTGCCCACGTGCTGGAGTCGTTCATGGACTTCGCGCGTACGCTGGGTGTCGAGGACTGTCGCCTCGACTGGCGTCTCGACGTGCCGCCCGAGGCCTACACCGAAGCCGCCCGCGTGACCGGTGAGGCGCCGTATCTGATCATCAGCCCGTGTGCCAATCCGCGACTGCGCAACTTCCGCAACTGGTCGCCGGAAGGCTATGCGGCGGTCGTCGATCATGCCTGGCAGCAATATGGCATCCGCAGCGTGATGACCGGTGGCGGCAGCCCGCAGGAACGTGAAATGGGTGCGCGCATCAAGGCGCTGGTCAGCGAAGGCGCGGTCATCGATGCCATCGGTAGCACCTCGCTCAAGGGCCTGCTGGCGATGATCGATCGCGCCGTGGCGGTGATCGCGCCGGATTCCGGCCCGGTGCACATGGGCAATGCGCTCAACACGCCGGTGATCGGTCTGTACGCCACCACCAATCCCGAGCGCGCCGCGCCGTATTGCTGGCAGCATCTGGTGGTCAATCGCTATCCGGACGCCGTGAAGACCTACCTTCACAAGCAGATGGACGAGATCAACTGGGGCCAGCGCGTGCGCCATCAGGACGCCATGAGCCTGATTCGCGCCGAGGATGTCATCGCGCGCCTCGCGGAGTTGCTGGCGGATACCGATGGCGTCATTCGCACCCAAAGCTGCGAACGTCTGCCGGTCGCGGCTGTCTCCTCTACGGATACCTCTTCCAATCAATCCCCCTCTGCACGCGGAGACGCTTGATGAAGCTTGATCTGACTGCGCTTGAACAGGCTCGCCTGCTGGTCGTGGGTGATGTGATGCTCGACCGCTACTGGCACGGCGGTACCTCACGCATCTCGCCGGAAGCACCGGTACCGGTGGTGCGAGTCGGCGAGAGCGAAGACCGCCCCGGCGGTGCCGCCAACGTCGCGCTCAACATCGCCTCGCTCGGCGCACATGCCACACTGGCGGGCGTGGTTGGTGAGGATGACAATGCCGCCATCCTCACGCGCGCGCTGGAAAACGCCAATGTCGTCACACGCTTCCAGGCCAGTGACAGCGTGCCGACCATCACCAAGCTGCGCGTGATGAGCCGCAATCAGCAGCTGCTGCGCCTCGATTTCGAGGAGCCGCTGCACGAGGTGGATACCAGCGCGCTGGTGAGCCAGGTCGAGGCCGAGCTGGGCGCCAGCGGCGTGATGATTCTCTCCGACTACGGCAAGGGCTCGCTGAATCAGGTCGAGGCGCTGATCGCCGCCGCACGTGCGGCGGGCAAGCGTGTGCTGGTCGACCCCAAGGGCAGTGATTTCTCGCGCTATCGCGGTGCCAGCATCATCACCCCCAACCTGACCGAATTCGAGACCATCGTCGGGCCGTGCCGCAGCGATGAGGAACTGGCCGAGAAGGGCGAGGCGCTGCGTGCCGAGCTCGAGCTGGAAGCCTTGCTGGTGACGCGCAGCGAGAAGGGCATGACCCTAATCCGCGAGGGCTATCAGCCGCTGCACCTGCCGACGCATGCGCGTGAGGTCTACGATGTCACCGGTGCCGGCGATACGGTGATCGGCGTGCTGGGGTTGGCGCTGGCGGCTGGCCATGCCTTCCCGGAGGCCGTGATGCTGGCCAACCTGGCCGCGGGCCTGGTGGTCGCCAAGCCGGGTACCGCGACCCTGTCGGTGGCCGAGCTCTACACCGCGCTGCACGGCGACAAGCTGGCGGAATTCGGCGTGATCCAGGAGTCTGCGCTCATTCCGGCAGTCAAGGCCGCCCAGGCACGCGGCGAGCGCGTGGTGATGACCAATGGCTGCTTCGACATCCTGCACGCCGGTCACGTGGCCTACCTGCAGGAAGCGGCGAGACACGGTGATCGCCTGATCGTGGCCGTCAATGACGACGACTCGGTGGCACGCCTCAAGGGGCCGACACGCCCGATCAATCCGGTGCTGCGCCGCATGCAGGTGCTGGCGGGCCTCGGTGCGGTCGCCTGGGTGGTGCCCTTCAGCGAAGACACCCCGGCACGCCTGATCGAGGCCGTGTTGCCGGATGTGCTGGTCAAGGGCGGCGACTATCGCCCCGAAGAGATCGCCGGGGGAGAGGCAGTGATCGCCAATGGCGGTGAAGTCCGCGTGCTCGGTTTCGAGGACGGCGTCTCCACCACCGCGATGATCGCCACCATTCTCGATCGCGAGGACTAGGCGTGAGCCTTGCCCGCGGCCTCTACAGCACCGCGCTGACCCTGCTGTCACCCCTCATCTGGCAGCGGGTCTGGCGCGAGCACGATACCGAGCATTCGCGCATTGAGCGGCTGGGTATCATTCCCGCCACGCCGAACACCGCGCCCGACAGTGCGTGCCCCATCTGGCTGCATGCCGCCTCGCTGGGCGAGGTGGTGATGGTGGCGAGTCTCGTCGAGGCACTGCGTCAGCGCTACCCACGGCGCCCGCTGGTGCTGACGACCATGACAGCCACCGGCGCTGCACAGGCCGCACGTCTACTGCATACGCCCCAGGGCTCGTCAGAGCTTGCTCCGGCCCGTCACCATTATCTTCCGCTGGATTTCCCGTTGAGCGCGCGGCGCTTCGTGCGTCGGCTGCGTCCGGCGCTGGCGATCATGGTGGAAACCGAGCTGTGGCCCAACCTGATGGCGGCCTGCGCGCGGAATGACATTCCGCTGTGCGTCATCAATGGTCGCCTGTCACCGCGCGCCTTCCAGCGCTATCGCAGGATCGGCGCCCTGATGCGCGACAGTCTTGCCCACGTCAGTGGTCTGTCGGCCAAGTCGCAGCAGGATCTGGAGCGTTTCATGGCACTTGGCCTGCCACCAGCGCGCGGCACGGCCGTCGGCTCTCTCAAGTTCGAACTGGACATTGCCGAACAGGTCATTGCCGACGGACAGGCGCTGCGCCGGTCGTTCGCGCAGCGGCCGGTATGGATCGCCGCCTCGACGCATGACGGTGAGGATGGCCAGATACTCGCGGCGCATGCCGCGGTGCGTGACCAGCACCCTCAGGCCTTGCTGCTGTTGGTGCCGCGCCATCCGCAACGCTTCGCGGCAGTGACCGCTCAGGTGGCGCAGTGGTGTCAGGCGCGCGGCGAGAGCAGCCTGCGGCGCAGTGCCATGTCAGAGAGTGGCACCGGGGTGGCTGACGCCACATCGGTGCTGGTCGGTGACAGTCTCGGGGAGTTGCTGACGCTGTATGCGGCCAGTGATATCGCCTTCATCGGCGGCAGCCTGGTGCCCATCGGCGGGCACAACCTGCTCGAGCCCGCTGCGTTGGGGCTGCCGCTGCTGAGTGGCCCATCGCTGGACAACTTCAGCGAGATCGCCGAGGTGATGGCCGCGGAAGGTGCGCTCCAGGTCGTCGCGGATGATGCGGCATTGGCTGGGGCGGTGAATGCACTGCTCTCGGATCAGGCCGCGCAGCAGATGGCGGGTCAGGCGGCCAGTCAGATCGTGGAGCGCAATCGTGGCGCGCTGAGTGGCACCTTGGCGATGCTCGAGCACCACCTGCCGCTGTGACGTCCCCGCGCACGCAAAGTGTGCATTGACTGTCTGGTCAGACAGAAAACGCCGCACAATCGTGCGGCGGTTATTCTATGAATCCAGGTGTTTGTCAGTGGTCTGGCGCTGCGAGTGGCCAGGCTCCTTCCTGTGATGCAATCGACAGGTTCGGAAATCGGCAGCTCAGCAGTCGACAA
It includes:
- the waaF gene encoding lipopolysaccharide heptosyltransferase II, coding for MSERILVVGPSWVGDMVMAQSLFMTLKQRSPGCRISVLAPAWSQPIIERMPEVEEALALPAGHGDFALKARWQLGRSLRGRFDRAIVLPRSWKSALVPFFARIPVRAGFTGEQRYGLLTECRKLDKTVLDQTVKRFTSLGLPVAEANPPVGIPEPSLVTDSANQLRLRSELGLVAPPAPIIGMMPGAEYGPAKQWPLTHFRALAESLTRQGAEVRIFGGPKDVAAGEEIAQGLAGVHNLCGKTRLADAVDLIAECREVVSNDSGLMHVAAAVGARIQGIYGSSSPHYTPPLTANREIHWLALECSPCFKRVCPLGHTNCLNHIAPERLLTAISLDEDAR
- a CDS encoding glycosyltransferase family 4 protein; this translates as MTSACEPTASRPLHVRHVNLARGFRGGERQTLNLIADLARRASPGQNGDAGAPIRQSLVCLQGSPLIRELAALELAVTVDVIEISGRFKGHLGQPRADIVHAHEAKAVHWAWLHQRLTGTPYLLTRRVPQRVKDKPFNRLTYRAAACRVAISSVIESHLRERQWGETALIPSTLAHLPSDEETVAELRQRFGNTPEGGRIVIGHVGALVDRHKGQRVLIEAARRLRDSHPQLLFVCLGAGEDEAAFKAESADLDNLVWEGFHTNVGDYLEAFDLFAFPSRNEGLGSILLDVMDHGVPIIASDVDGIPDIVHDDSTGVLVPTDDAQALASAIVALVADALRRERLVAGARAHLARFTPSAMGEAYLGLYQRLAR
- a CDS encoding glycosyltransferase family 2 protein; translated protein: MNPSDEAPAAPPSDGKLRTAVPITGCVITLNEAHNIEDCLRSLAQVCDELIVVDSGSTDATCELAHNMGAVVIDQPYLGDGPQKNVGPSHASHRWVLSLDADERLTDGAVSAIRELALDSTPHDGFALRRRNFIGSRWVRHAGWYPDYCLRLYDREKLAFRDSRQHSSVQASHPCELDADLEHYSFANLGELFVKASGRFSNRAAKIMYQKGKRANAFTPFLHASNAFMRKFVFQAGFRDGVDGFSVALSASVNAYLKYAKLLEFQRDAKVREAEDFNKVW
- a CDS encoding 3-deoxy-D-manno-octulosonic acid kinase, translated to MRMAVFRNENAHILYDGETAPQMTPDWFMPSFWREHGAVTGEAPGRGASLFLDVCRLPAELQPVNTTATPARRWALRPYRRGGLIAKLASQRYLYTGLERTRAFAELRLTETLHRQGLPVPEPVGACVWRHGLTYEAALITVLIPGAHAFADDLIALETRGLPAGTGLPEAVLRLLDATGDAIRAVHDAGLEHVDLNARNLLVDENERVYVIDLDRCQLHAEAPADARWREGNLSRLGRSLARFTPTHHAACLARIRSAYHA
- a CDS encoding glycosyltransferase family 9 protein; its protein translation is MKHPLPAQPAHICVLRLSALGDVCNLVPTVRALQRQWPEARITWIVGKGEHSLLSGLTGVEFVVYDKSTGLAGMRAIWRQLKDTHFDVLLHMQQALRASALSLGLKAKVRIGYDRARAKDWQYLFTSHQLAPRERAHVLESFMDFARTLGVEDCRLDWRLDVPPEAYTEAARVTGEAPYLIISPCANPRLRNFRNWSPEGYAAVVDHAWQQYGIRSVMTGGGSPQEREMGARIKALVSEGAVIDAIGSTSLKGLLAMIDRAVAVIAPDSGPVHMGNALNTPVIGLYATTNPERAAPYCWQHLVVNRYPDAVKTYLHKQMDEINWGQRVRHQDAMSLIRAEDVIARLAELLADTDGVIRTQSCERLPVAAVSSTDTSSNQSPSARGDA
- the hldE gene encoding bifunctional D-glycero-beta-D-manno-heptose-7-phosphate kinase/D-glycero-beta-D-manno-heptose 1-phosphate adenylyltransferase HldE — its product is MKLDLTALEQARLLVVGDVMLDRYWHGGTSRISPEAPVPVVRVGESEDRPGGAANVALNIASLGAHATLAGVVGEDDNAAILTRALENANVVTRFQASDSVPTITKLRVMSRNQQLLRLDFEEPLHEVDTSALVSQVEAELGASGVMILSDYGKGSLNQVEALIAAARAAGKRVLVDPKGSDFSRYRGASIITPNLTEFETIVGPCRSDEELAEKGEALRAELELEALLVTRSEKGMTLIREGYQPLHLPTHAREVYDVTGAGDTVIGVLGLALAAGHAFPEAVMLANLAAGLVVAKPGTATLSVAELYTALHGDKLAEFGVIQESALIPAVKAAQARGERVVMTNGCFDILHAGHVAYLQEAARHGDRLIVAVNDDDSVARLKGPTRPINPVLRRMQVLAGLGAVAWVVPFSEDTPARLIEAVLPDVLVKGGDYRPEEIAGGEAVIANGGEVRVLGFEDGVSTTAMIATILDRED
- the waaA gene encoding lipid IV(A) 3-deoxy-D-manno-octulosonic acid transferase; translation: MSLARGLYSTALTLLSPLIWQRVWREHDTEHSRIERLGIIPATPNTAPDSACPIWLHAASLGEVVMVASLVEALRQRYPRRPLVLTTMTATGAAQAARLLHTPQGSSELAPARHHYLPLDFPLSARRFVRRLRPALAIMVETELWPNLMAACARNDIPLCVINGRLSPRAFQRYRRIGALMRDSLAHVSGLSAKSQQDLERFMALGLPPARGTAVGSLKFELDIAEQVIADGQALRRSFAQRPVWIAASTHDGEDGQILAAHAAVRDQHPQALLLLVPRHPQRFAAVTAQVAQWCQARGESSLRRSAMSESGTGVADATSVLVGDSLGELLTLYAASDIAFIGGSLVPIGGHNLLEPAALGLPLLSGPSLDNFSEIAEVMAAEGALQVVADDAALAGAVNALLSDQAAQQMAGQAASQIVERNRGALSGTLAMLEHHLPL